A stretch of Henckelia pumila isolate YLH828 chromosome 4, ASM3356847v2, whole genome shotgun sequence DNA encodes these proteins:
- the LOC140864794 gene encoding NPL4-like protein 2 — protein sequence MMIRVRSRDGLERVTIENPAATVAQLQAAIESQLRVPRHAQILSTNQNLLLAKAASDLTRFTDMSNPNTPISSLKIGHGSIVYLAYEGERTVAGPAFQPAGSFGRKMTVDDLIAKQMRVTRQENPHCELVSFDRDAANAFQHYVSESLAFAVKRGGFMYGTVSEEGKVEVNFIYEPPQQGTEDNLMLFRDMDEEKLVEAIALGLGMRRVGFIFTQTITQDKKDYTLSNSEILQAVELHAEGDLKEWVTAMVKLEVNEDGAAEVHFEAFQISDMCVRLFKEDWFEREVQEGSDPKLSRMKKDVMMGVKDTREVDNDFFLVVVKIFDHQGPLTTTFPIENRMSPLTMNALKNHLDRTKTLPFVKRISDFHLMLLLARFLDIKTDIPALTGCVMIQATVPEGYQLLIESLASAC from the exons ATGATGATCAGAGTCCGGAGCCGTGACGGGTTGGAGCGGGTCACGATCGAAAACCCGGCCGCGACAGTCGCTCAACTCCAGGCGGCAATCGAATCCCAGCTTCGGGTGCCGAGACACGCTCAAATCCTGTCGACTAACCAGAACTTGCTTCTAGCAAAGGCCGCCTCCGATTTGACCAGATTTACTGATATGTCGAACCCGAACACCCCGATTTCATCCCTTAAAATCGGGCATGGCTCGATTGTTTATCTTGCTTACGAAGGGGAGCGCACCGTTGCGGGCCCTGCTTTCCAGCCCGCTGGGTCGTTCGGCAGGAAGATGACCGTTGATGACTTGATTGCCAAGCAGATGAGAGTTACTCGCCAGGAGAACCCGCACTGTGAGCTTGTCTCGTTTGATCGTGATGCGGCTAATGCCTTTCAGCATTATGTGAGTGAAAGTTTGGCTTTTGCGGTGAAACGCGGTGGTTTCATGTACGGGACAGTGTCGGAGGAGGGAAAAGTAGAGGTGAATTTCATTTACGAGCCACCCCAGCAGGGGACGGAGGATAATTTGATGCTTTTCAGGGATATGGACGAGGAAAAGTTGGTTGAGGCTATAGCATTGGGGTTGGGGATGAGGAGGGTGGGCTTTATATTCACACAGACTATTACCCAGGACAAGAAGGATTACACACTGTCGAATTCGGAGATTTTGCAGGCAGTTGAGTTGCACGCCGAGGGAGATTTGAAGGAATGGGTGACTGCCATGGTGAAACTGGAGGTGAATGAGGATGGTGCTGCAGAAGTGCATTTCGAGGCCTTTCAGATTAGTGATATGTGTGTTCGGTTGTTTAAGGAAGATTGGTTTGAGCGCGAGGTGCAAGAGGGCAGTGATCCTAAGCTTTCAAGGATGAAAAAGGATGTGATGATGGGTGTAAAAGATACTAGGGAAGTGGACAATGATTTCTTCTTGGTAGTTGTCAAGATTTTTGATCATCAG GGCCCTCTCACAACAACGTTTCCTATCGAGAACAGGATGTCACCGCTGACAATGAATGCCCTGAAAAATCATCTGGATCGAACAAAAACCCTTCCCTTTGTGAAGCGAATCTCTGATTTCCATCTGATGCTCTTGCTCGCTAGGTTTTTAGACATCAAAACTGATATACCCGCATTAACCGGCTGCGTGATGATACAAGCTACAGTTCCTGAAGGATACCAGCTGCTAATTGAATCCTTGGCCAGCGCCTGTTGA